Below is a window of Candidatus Thermokryptus mobilis DNA.
AAGGTCCGGGCTGACATCAATTGTGAATAAACCTGACTTTCCTTCTGCAGCGGACATCGTGACACCTAAGTTAACGTCTTTACCACGAAAGAAATCCCAACTGAAACCATATTGCTTAAGTTTTGAGGCATCCGCTTCAAAAAATACAGCCGAAATCATAACTTCACGACTTTCAAATTCAACCTTTGCCTTCTCCTCCTCGGTTGGTGCGGTCGGAGCAACAGCAACTCCAGTAACCTCAGCAAGCGGAACAATCTTTATATAATCTGCATATTCCTCATACCAAAGTTTATTCGCCCTCAAAATCAACTCAAGAGCATCAAGCCAATGCATGCGATCAATATCAACCCCAATCGGGTTTGTCCTTGATTCAGGGTCAACTATAACCTTTCCAAGGAACTTTTTGCTTAAATCATTAAAAATCTGAAGCGCTTGATTAAATGGCATTGTCTTTGACATTGAAACAATCTCTTCTGGAGCAACATACGCCCTTCTTAACTCGCGCGGACGCCCTCCAATTTGTGAAAGAGCTAAACCCGTTAAAACTAAAAAAAGGAGTAAAAAGATACAGATTTTCCTTTCCATCTCACCTCTCTGTTATTTTTGTTGCTCAAATCTGAGTTTCAAGACGAACTTTTCTACTATCCCTGCTTTGTTAAGTGTGAATTCAACCTGATTCTTCTCAACATCAATTTTTGTGACATAACCCAGATAAACTTCATCCCCCTCCTTTAAAACATGGATTTTACCCGTATGGTCCGCTACAAAAGCTCTACCAGGAATGATCGCCTTAAGGTCAGCCCTCTCAACTTCAAGAAGCCCTCGTATATTAGGCGGTAAGTCACGATAAACATATGGAACAAATGGATTTTTCACCTCTTCAACTTGAACATCAGCCAAAGTCCTTTTTATCGCTGGCAAATCCTTTACATCCGCATAAAGAGCGTGAATTTCCATCTGAAACGGAACAACAATTTGAAATTGCTTCGTCTTTTCATCCCTCGTTTCAACGCCACGCAGATCAAAACGGCTTATCCTATAAATTTGCGGTCCCTTTTCAAGATACCAGATGAATTTATAAATGTTATCAAACGACGCCTCACCTTTTATATCGTAAATGTTATAAGCATACTTTTGCGCCTTCTTGCTTCCAATATAAAGCATATCAAACTTTACAAAACCTGCATAACTTAAAATTGAATTTAGATAAGAATAAGTCATTGCAGGTGTCACATCTGGAAGTATCTGCTTGTCAAGTTGAGCAAGCTTTTCCTGTTCCTCTTTTATCTGCTTTTGCAAGTTGTAAAGCTCAACCTGTAAACCAGCCATCGCGTTTATCTGTTGGTTAACCCTCTGCGTCTCCTCCTTAACCTGCTTTAACTTTTTGGGATATGAATAAACGATGAAATACGCACCAACTGCAAGTATTATTATCAGAAAACCCAAGAGTATAAGCGTATTCCTTGTTTTATACGGCATCTATAAATCCAAATTTATTTTTTCATCGGTTGCGCTTTTATCGGCTCTGGTTGAATTCTCGCTTTTATCTCAAAATTATAAACTGTCCTCCCTCTTATCTCCTGAACCTGAACCTGCATCAAAGTCGCATTTCCAATCGCGTTTGAAAACCTCGGTATTCTGTTCCTGTAAAGCGAATACCCTCTTATCGTTATATTATTCAAATCAACCGCGTTTATATCCGTGATCCAAATCCTTCCAACCCTTTGAGCTTCAGTTGCAACCTTGTTCAAAAAGTTGCTCCAAATATCTGTGTTAACCTTCATTGAGTCAAGGACGCCAAATGTTGATTTATAATAAGCGAGTTTTTGCCTCGCTAAATCAACCTGTTGTTGTATCGCTTGAAGTTCAGCGAGTTCGGACTTCTTCCTCTGCAATTCAATCTCGGCTTCTGTCAAAGTCCTGCTCAATTGAGCTATCCTTGTCGTTATCTGAAATGTAAGCGCTGGGATCAGAAGTAAGAAAAGCCAACCGAGGATACCGAGTTTAAAAACCTTTTGCCCTTCCCTTACCTCAAAGGGTGTCAGGTCAATTGAGTAAAGTTCTTTATTCTCTATCTCAAGCGTTCTCCAAGCTGAACCAATTGCAACAGCAACCCTTGGCAAACTTTCCCAAAGCAAGGGGTCAGCACCGTTTGGGGACAAATTCGGAAACTTTATATAATCAATGTTGACTTCTTCCGGAAACACCTGCTCAAGCAATTCTTTCACCCCAGCTGATTGTGCCTCACCAGCGAGAATTATGTTATTTATCAACGGCAAACCTAAACTGTCCTGCTCAAGCATTAATCTGCTGTAAATCGTATTGGCAATATTATACGAATCAACACCCTCACCTATCATTGGCGAGATGTGATAAAGCTCGTTCCCCTTCATAAAGATAAAACGGCTAAATTCATGTCCAACATAAATTATCACAGTGACAGCGTCCGGTGGGAATTTATAATTTAACTTGACAAGATTGACAAGCGAAAACTCCGGCGTTTCAACGAATGCTATCTTGGGTATTCGCCCCCCAATTGCCCCTTTTATACTTTCAAGCAGATCAATAAGTACAATTCTTGAATCCCTCACGATTGCAAGAACTGAACCATCTGGAAAGCCAAGATAATTTACCATATCTGGTTTTATTTCTCCGGTCGTTTTCCCCTTTGAAAGCTCCTCAATTATCTTAGCTTTAAGTTTTTCCTTTTTTAATCCCCAGTTCGTCTCAAAAAACGAATAATAGATGTATGGCTCTGGCGTTGATATGGCGAGTTTATATTTCCTTCTTGGATATCTGCTCAAAACACCCGCAAGTATTGACGCATTATCCTGTGCTCCCTTTCCCGTCTCCATAAAGAGCAAATCCGCCGATGCTGTTTCCGATGTTATATCTATTGGGGATTGATCAAATGCGGATGTCTGCTTCGTCTCCTCAAAAACTTGTGCTCCAGCGACAGCTGTCTCAAGCTTACTCGCAAGATTAACAATTTGCGCATCAACGAATTTAATTCTTTTCTTACCCACCCTAGCAAGACAAGCAACTTGTAAGGATACGCCATCAACAAATACACCTACAGCAAGTTTCCCAGAAAATCTCTTATTTTTTGCCATCGCTTTCTAAAAATTTCTGTTTTAAAATATCAAGCTGCTTGCAACAACTGCTGCATCCTTCTCTTGTTGTTCGCATAATTAATTGCCGTCTCAAGTGAAATCTTACGCTCCAGATAAAGCCGTCTTAAATCTTGCTCCATGGTTATCATCCCCAATTCCGCACCCTCTGCTATCATCTGATAAATTTCACCAGTGTTATTATTCTTTATCGCTGCTCTTATTGATGGTGTCATAACCATTACTTCCTTAGCAAGGACACGTTTCCCATCCAAGCTTGGAACAAGCTTTTGAGAGATAACGCATCTCAAAATGTCCGCTAAACGATTTCTAACTCTTTCTTGTTCTATCGGTGGCACTTCTCCAATTATCCTGTCTATGCTTTCAACCGCCGAGGATGTGTGAAGCGTTGACAAAACCTTATGACCGCTATCGGCAACTTCAAGCGCAGCCATAATCGTATCCGGGTCGCGCATCTCACCAATTATGATTATATCCGGGTCCTGGCGCAACGCCTCAATTGTTCCCTGCTTGAACGACATCGTGTCCCTCCCAACCTCCCTATGCCTTATAATACATCGCTTCGACTCGTGAACATATTCAACAGGTGACGCAATTATAATTATATGTCCGTCAACCGTCCGATTGTTAAGGTCAACAATTGCATCAAGCGTCGTGCTTTTACCAGACCCAGTTATACCTGTGACAAGAATTAAACCCTCCTTCGTATATTGCAAACTTAAAACTCGCGTCACATTCGGATGAAAACCATAACTCTCATAAGGTCTTATCTGCGTGCTTATCGCCCTCATGTTTAAAGCAAGGTCATCAAGATCAAAATAAGCATCCGCACGATAACGGAAAATCGTCCCACTGTCATCCTTAAATGTATATGAAAAGTCAAGGTTTCTGTTCTCATACAGATATTGCCTTTGTCTTTCCATTAACAAACTCTGTATAAGTATGTTAAACTCATCAATCTCATATGTCCCAAACTCTGGGATCGGTTTCTTTGCCCCGTGTATCCTCAACCAAACCATTTTCTTTGAACCCCACCCACCAAAATCTATATCCGAGGCTTCAACCTCACGCATCCTTAAAAGAAACATATTGATCAAATTCCTTAAAACAAGCTTTTGGCTTTCGCTCATCTTTTTTATCAACTCATCACCTATAAACATCTGCTTCTCAACGCTGAAAAGCGTAATCGGAATCTTTGACGCAAGCGAACTTAATAATTCTTTCGCCTCCTTAACAATTTGCGGATTCACAGGCATAGATCAAATCTTCTTAATTTTTATTCCCACCATGAAATTAACCTCAACTGCCTTATATCAGGGTAACTTACAAGTGGATAAAAAGGCGGTGCCTTCGTCCTAAAGCGCGGGTCGTATCTATACCTTTTGCTAAAGCCATTTTGAATTATACCACTTGCTCCCGAGAAATGTCCAACGGGTCCTCTTTGCTCTTGAACTATACTCCCCGTTAAATAAATCGCTCCTGACGGAGGTCTTTTATCCCAATTCTCAGCAATGAAAACCTTGTCGCTTGAACCACCATCCCATGCAAGTATAGCAGCTTGAATTACAACATCATTTTGATTCGGATCACTATCCGCAACTATCACATTCCCACCATTTGAAATAAGCCCAAGAAAATCATCAGAATTCGGGTTGACATTTGGATCCTGTGCATATTTTAAATCATCCCATATTCTTATGTCTCTATCCGCAAGAATTGTAAGCTGACCATCTATTGTCCCTTCAACCACAACATCACCTTTCACCCATACGACACCAGTTGAACTGATGTTATTAACATTTAATGTTTCTGGACCGGCAGATGTAAATTGCGGAACCTTGCGTGTCCTTCCATATGAACCGCTTCCTATCGTTTGATTCTGATAGCTTTGGACATATCGTCTTATAACCTTACCATTCGGTAAAAATTTGAAGTAAACCCCAACTGCGCCAGCAGAGCTTGGGTCATACACCCCGCCCCCATTTATCGCTGCTGTTTTTGTCCTTGTCATATCAACAGGTATTTCAGCCCTTATGCCAACTTCCCAACCCCCGTAAAACTTTGCCTTATTTCTTGAAGATGTCGGAGCCGGGTTAATTCCAGAATAAGCTGTAACTTTATCATAAAAAACAGGCGTCCCATAAGTATGAAGCGTTGAATTCGTATGAACAGGACCCCAAACGGTATCACCATTTATCCAATAGACAGGTGCACCATTGAAAAATTCAGTCCCAGTAAACCAGAAATATTTTGACGCAGGCGTTACAGGACCGCTTGAATATTGAAAATATGCGAAAGCTGAATCCTCCAATCTATACGGTCTTTTATACTTGGCATAATATGTATCAACGAAAGCATATCCCCAAGCCTTAACACTTAACTTAACAATTGAATCAGGAACAACCGGGAAAACTCTAACAACAGCGGTGCAGTTGTTCATAACGACATTGAAAGTTGTATTCGTCACCGTATCTTTCCAAACCTTGTTCACACCAATGTTCATAGCACTTACAGCTGTCTCGTGAACCAATGTTTTAGCATAGTAATAGTTAAAGCTATCCGAAGCGGACATAACTGCTCGCGCCATTCTCAATTGATAAATAGAAAAAGCAGTTATAAAACCGATCAAAATCAAAAGAGATGATTTCCCAAACATAGAACAACCTCTAATTTTTACCTTCTTAAATTCTTTGAGACAAGTCGCGTTTGCCTCCAAAACGATGTTCTGAGTAACCTTCTTAACTCTTTCTTTCTATACTCAACATCTTGTATGTTTGCCATATCTCTCTTCACAAGCTCTGGCGAAAGGACAACCCTTGGATTAAATGCTGTCAATGTGACCTCAACCATCTTTGAAGCAATGAGTTCCGTACCTGGGTCAACTGGATTTCCAATCTGATCAAGGTATCTGAAGACCCGACCATTACCTATCCTCCCGATATCAGAAACTCTTTCACCTTCTCCGGTTATCTTAAGTCGTCGTGTGACTTTATACATTGTTATGCTCGTATCGCCGTAATCAATCACCTCAGCTGGCGTGATAATATATTCAATTGTGTCAGCAATATTATCTCTATGAGGTATGACATGCCCAAAGTAGTCAAATTCCCTATTAAGATGGGCGATAAACTTCAAACGATTAGGTAAAGCTGTAAATATAACCTGCTCACCCTCAGGAACTCCATACCCCATCTTTCTGAGGTCATATTCAATTATTCCCGACATATTCGCAAGATTTATCTGAGAGATCGCATCAGCATTGTAATTGAAAAAATCTCTCGTCCCAGAGTCGGTCACAGTTATTGTAATAAGCAAAATCGCTCCACCAACTATCATTGCCGTTATGTAGTCAAGGAAAGTTGTCATAATAATTATTTCGTTAATTGTAAAACCAATAGCTATACACAAAACTTATCTTCACCGTATCCCTTACCCTGCCGGTCGCTGTATCTTTATAAATCAATGGCGGGTCATATGCGTCCGTAACTATAACAGTCATACGCTTGTGGAATGTCTTATTTGAGACAGGCACAACTTTATCACCTACAAGGTCAACATATTCAACCTTGAAACTTACTCTATAAACCACACTGCTTTTCCCAGTATCAACTTTAACAATCCCGTTATAATCATCAAAATCATCTATCTCAATTAGCCCTGTCATCGTTGTATCATCTGGGTCAAGCCCAAGCGTTGATGAGAAGGTGCTCGGGTTGGTTTTCTCAGTGTTGTTTGAATCTGCAACCGCCTCATCAAAATAATATTGTGATGCCTGTTCTATATATGATGTTGCAATTGAAAGCGCCTCAAGCCTATACCTATTTTGCGCAAGCGATATATCATGACTTGAGATCCCACGGTTTATGTTCAAAACCGCAAGCGTAAGCAAAGCTAAAGCCAAAATTGTTATCAAAGTTTGAGTCATAGCATTTAATCCTCTGTTGTTGCATGTGCAACTTCTTCAAGGGTTGTAAGCCCTTGCTTTATCCTTTCCCTACCAGCTGCTCTCAAAGTTAACATCCCATCCTTTATTGCTTGCTCACGTATGGCTTCCTCATCTATATCCTTACCCGTTTTGAAAATCAACCTCCTTATCTCCTTCGTAAAATAAAGCGCTTCATGAATTGCAATCCTTCCTTTATATCCACCGTGGCAGTTATCACAACCAACCGCTTCATAAAACACAGTGTTCTTTATTTCCTCTTCCGTGAAACCCAAGCTCAAAGGTATTGATGGATCAAGGTCCTCTATTGGTCGTTTGCATTTATCGCAAAGTTTTCTTATCAACCTTTGAGCGATGATGATATTAATCGCATAAGCAATCAAGAATGTCTCTATCCCCATCTTGTAAAGTCGCGATATCGCACTTGGAGCGTCATTCGTGTGAAGTGTTGAAAATGTCAAGTGCCCAGTGTTCGCAAGTTTAATCGCAATCTCTGCCGTCTCCTTGTCCCTTATCTCACCAACCATCACAACATCCGGGTCATGCCTTAAAATCGCCCTTAAAGCTTGTTCAAAATTCATCTTCGGACCGATTTTCAACTGCCTTGCTCCGGGGATTATATATTCAACAGGGTCTTCAACTGTAAGAACATTTATTTCCGGTTTTATTATGTAATGAAGAGCAGCCATCAAAGTCGTTGATTTACCACTTCCCGTCGGTCCAGTAACTATAACCATTCCCTGTGGCTTTGAGATCGCCTTGATGAAAAATTCCTTCGCTTTACCCTGAAACCCTAACTTGTCAAGGTCAGTTATAACCTTTCTATCATCAAGAACCCTTATCACTATGCTTTCAAACTTATACTGGAACTCCTTCCCAACTATAGGTAAAACTGAAACTCTATATCTTATCATATGCCCATCTACTTTCCTCTGTATAAAACCATCTTGTGCCATTTCCCTCTCAAACCTGTCAACATTTTTTGACCTGTCTTTGACAACCGCAGCTATCGCTTCAGGCCTTATACCTTCCTGAACATGCCAGAGACGAAGCTTCCCATCTATTCTAAAATGAATTTCAGTTGTCTTTGAATCCTTCGGGATTATATGAATATCACTTGCTCCCTTTCTCACCGCCTCAACAAGCATCCCCTCAACAAGGTTTACAAGCATGCTTTTGTTTATTTCCGCCTCAATAGCTGCCTCATCAAGCGTCTCCTCTTCAAGTTCATCCTCTGTTATCTCTATCTTTGATTCTTCAAGAACCTTTAAAAACTCATTCTCAGGTGGGAAAACCTTCTCAAACAAACTTTGCATATCCTTTAATCTTACATAACAAACCTCATACCTTTTCACCCCAAGCGCCCTCGCAATAAGAGGAATACTCCTACTTGTAGGATCAGCTGCAATCAAAATCAACTTGTCCGTTTTTTGTTCATCATACTTTAGGGGTAAGATCTTTTCAGCTTTTAACTGCTCCTTCAACGCCTGAGGCAACGGTTCAACAAGTCTCTTTATGAAATCAATCCTACTCTTATCAATGTTTTCGTCGGCAAGATAAATTTCCCTAAACCCATAAAGATTCGCCACCTCTTTAAAAACAGCATCATGGTCAATGTTAAAATCAGTTACAAGTATCTGAGCCAAACTCCGCCTCGTCTTTGAGTCCTCTTGTTCCTTAATTTTCAAAGCTCTTTCAAGCGTCTCATAATCAATTATCCCCTTCTTTAAAAGCGTATACCCAAGCTTATCCGTTATATCAACGCCAACTGTCATTTCGCATCACCTTTAAAAATTTAAATTTAAAAAGGGCAAAATTATTGAATATGGTGTCTTCGGCTTGACCATCGCCGTCTCACTTGAAACAAGCGTCAAAAGCGTCATAACGATCATTATTATCATCGCTATCCCAAGCTGAATGAAATCAACAGCATTTTTGAGCTTATAAACCGTCTCTTTTTCATAATAATTTGCTATTTGAAGTGCGGTTTGCTTGACCGTTCCTGTCTCAGCACCTGAGTGAAATCTTGCAAGCGCCGTCTTGGTAAAAACACCAGTAGCTTCAAACGCCTCAACAAGCCCTTTACCTTGACTTAACATCATCGGTATCGCTATTGTCTTTATCTGATGCTCCATATATTTATTCCCACACGCCTCAGCTGCTAACCTTATAGCATCTATGTTCTCACCCGAACCAGAATATAAAGCGTAGAAAACCCTGCAAAAAATTTCTATAGTCGTTTTGTGAATTAAAGGACCAAGAACTGGAATTTTTATTATATACTTGTCACGCAAAAACTGCCCCTTAGGAGTACGCAGAAAATAGATAAAAGCAAAAATGATAACTCCTGCAACCAGCAAGATAAAAGTCATATTGTTAATCAGGAAATAACTTAACTTTAAAGTCGCAGCTGTCATCGGCGGAAGTTCAACCCCGAGTTTGAGGAAAAGTTCAGCCGTCTCAGGAAAAATATAAGCCACATAAAAAATGACAGCACCTATCAAAGCTATAAGCGTAAAGATCGGCATTATGAGAGCACTTTTGAGATTTTTCTTAAACTCAGCATTTCTCTCAAGAAACTTTGCCGTGCTTTCATAAATATCAGCCATATTACCGCTCTTTGAAGCAAGCCCAAGCATCCGTGCCGTAAATTTACCAAGCACTTTCTCCTGCTTTATAAACGCCTCCTCGCTATCCTTCCCCTGCCTTAAATCGTTATTAATCTCCTTCAACGCCTCTCTTAAAGTCGGATGTTGAACATCATTTATCAAAAGCTGAAGCACCTCGTTATAAGGCAACTTCTCACGCAACATATCCGAACTTACACGAACAAATGTTATAATTTCCGTCTCAGGCGGTTTAAACTTAAAATCAAGAACTTTCGGCTGGATGCTTACAACCTTATAACCAAGCTTCTCAAGTGCTTGTTTAACCTCTTCTTTCGTGAACGCCTTCTGCTCACCTGTTATCGGCTTCTCACTATCACGCTGAACCTTGTAAATAAAAGTCCTACGTTTCTGAATCTTCGTTATCTTGATCTTCCTCTGCTCGGCGAGAAGTTTGATTTTCTTCTTCGCTTCAGAAAAATTATCGGCAGTTATAATACCTTGAACAGGGCGCCCCGTTAATGTTATCCCTTCAAATCTATAGTCAGGCAAGTAAAACCACCTCCCCAGAAAATAATTTTAAAAAGGGGCGCCAAAAACGCCCCAAAATTAACTATTATTGAGGAGTCCACCCTTGCAAAGTGCCATAACCTTTATCCGCATCCGTCGTCTGCAAACCAGTCGCTACTCCTTGGTAAATCCTACTGGCATCAGCGGTCACGCAATCAATAGCTGCAACATAATTATTCCCAATTCTTTCCTTGCCTAACGCATGAATTACAACCTTTTGATCACCAGTGAGTATCTCAACCCTATAGCTTCCATTCGCGTTTCCTGTATCAAGCGGACTAAGAGCAAAGTTTGCAAAGCTATTTCCACCGCCACCAAGTTCAATTGGTGTCCTGTAATATCTCTGCGCCTTTGATGCAAGATTTGCAAGGTCACTTGCAACGGCGCTCCTGTTGGCGTCAACCGCACTGCTCTTGAACATTGAAATACCAACCGCAATTGCAATACCAACTATGATGACGCCAAGAACAATGAGCAAAAGTTGCTGCTGACCCATATTAATTACCTCCTGTTTAATTTTTTAGCTTTAATTAAAGAACGATGCTTCTACACGAAAGATAACTCTATATTTCCTAAAAGTCAAGTGTTCTCCAACATATTCAATAAATTCTATGCCACAAATCACATCCTCAAAACTCACTGAAAATTCAACAAAATCAATCCTTACTATAACTTTCTTTGAAATTTTTACAACCCGGTGATGTCACATTTTGTTGCATCTTAAAATAGTTTGAAAACCGCTAAGAAAACGATCAAAAGAAAAACAAGCAGATTGATATAGGCGTATCTCCTTATAGCGTCGTTCAATTTCCCAAGCTTTCCCTCGTCAGGGTCTCCAACGCTTAAAATTTCACCCCTCTTTGAGACATACTTCACCCCAACAAAAATTCCCGAGATAATGAACCAAACGAACAAAATCAACTTAACAAGTAACCACCCCGGAAAACCACCGATATGAACCCAATTATAAATTCCCGTCAACAGCGCAAGAAAACCGCCAATGCGTGCTAACCTTGAAAAATCAATGGTCAATCTATGCAAAGATAAGGCGATCTCTCTTTGCGATTGTTTTATTGCCAACTCAACTATTGGAAGCCCGAAAACAGCAACAGAGATAAGCATCGCGGATAAAAGATGAAGGAAGAAAAAAATATTTTCAATTAAACCGCCCATGGCTTCAAATTTTTAATTTTTAATCGGATTTCAAACTTGCAATGTAAATTTCAACATCGCGAATCTTTTGGAAATTCGGATAATCTTTTTTTATCCTTTCAAAAAGTCGCAACGCTTTTTCTCTTTCACCGGCAAGTTTATAATTCCTTGCCGAATTATAAAGATATTCTGGGACAAGGATATTTTCCTTAAACCTCTGTGCTGCTCTTTCAAAATATTCGCCCGCCTTTTTGTAATCGCCCTTTACCTCATAAACTGATGCAATTCCAGCAAGAGCCGAAGCAAGTAAAAGTTTATCATCCCCATCATATTTTTTGAAGTACTTCAAAGCATTGTCATAATCGCCAATCATAAAATAAGCATTCGCAAGATAATAAGTTGCTATTTCTCCCGCCTTTGTCCCGCCATAATTTTCAACTATATATTTCAATCCTTGGATATTCCTCTGCGGAATGCCG
It encodes the following:
- a CDS encoding PilN domain-containing protein, producing MAKNKRFSGKLAVGVFVDGVSLQVACLARVGKKRIKFVDAQIVNLASKLETAVAGAQVFEETKQTSAFDQSPIDITSETASADLLFMETGKGAQDNASILAGVLSRYPRRKYKLAISTPEPYIYYSFFETNWGLKKEKLKAKIIEELSKGKTTGEIKPDMVNYLGFPDGSVLAIVRDSRIVLIDLLESIKGAIGGRIPKIAFVETPEFSLVNLVKLNYKFPPDAVTVIIYVGHEFSRFIFMKGNELYHISPMIGEGVDSYNIANTIYSRLMLEQDSLGLPLINNIILAGEAQSAGVKELLEQVFPEEVNIDYIKFPNLSPNGADPLLWESLPRVAVAIGSAWRTLEIENKELYSIDLTPFEVREGQKVFKLGILGWLFLLLIPALTFQITTRIAQLSRTLTEAEIELQRKKSELAELQAIQQQVDLARQKLAYYKSTFGVLDSMKVNTDIWSNFLNKVATEAQRVGRIWITDINAVDLNNITIRGYSLYRNRIPRFSNAIGNATLMQVQVQEIRGRTVYNFEIKARIQPEPIKAQPMKK
- a CDS encoding type IV pilus twitching motility protein PilT, with the protein product MNPQIVKEAKELLSSLASKIPITLFSVEKQMFIGDELIKKMSESQKLVLRNLINMFLLRMREVEASDIDFGGWGSKKMVWLRIHGAKKPIPEFGTYEIDEFNILIQSLLMERQRQYLYENRNLDFSYTFKDDSGTIFRYRADAYFDLDDLALNMRAISTQIRPYESYGFHPNVTRVLSLQYTKEGLILVTGITGSGKSTTLDAIVDLNNRTVDGHIIIIASPVEYVHESKRCIIRHREVGRDTMSFKQGTIEALRQDPDIIIIGEMRDPDTIMAALEVADSGHKVLSTLHTSSAVESIDRIIGEVPPIEQERVRNRLADILRCVISQKLVPSLDGKRVLAKEVMVMTPSIRAAIKNNNTGEIYQMIAEGAELGMITMEQDLRRLYLERKISLETAINYANNKRRMQQLLQAA
- a CDS encoding GspE/PulE family protein codes for the protein MTVGVDITDKLGYTLLKKGIIDYETLERALKIKEQEDSKTRRSLAQILVTDFNIDHDAVFKEVANLYGFREIYLADENIDKSRIDFIKRLVEPLPQALKEQLKAEKILPLKYDEQKTDKLILIAADPTSRSIPLIARALGVKRYEVCYVRLKDMQSLFEKVFPPENEFLKVLEESKIEITEDELEEETLDEAAIEAEINKSMLVNLVEGMLVEAVRKGASDIHIIPKDSKTTEIHFRIDGKLRLWHVQEGIRPEAIAAVVKDRSKNVDRFEREMAQDGFIQRKVDGHMIRYRVSVLPIVGKEFQYKFESIVIRVLDDRKVITDLDKLGFQGKAKEFFIKAISKPQGMVIVTGPTGSGKSTTLMAALHYIIKPEINVLTVEDPVEYIIPGARQLKIGPKMNFEQALRAILRHDPDVVMVGEIRDKETAEIAIKLANTGHLTFSTLHTNDAPSAISRLYKMGIETFLIAYAINIIIAQRLIRKLCDKCKRPIEDLDPSIPLSLGFTEEEIKNTVFYEAVGCDNCHGGYKGRIAIHEALYFTKEIRRLIFKTGKDIDEEAIREQAIKDGMLTLRAAGRERIKQGLTTLEEVAHATTED
- a CDS encoding type II secretion system F family protein, with product MPDYRFEGITLTGRPVQGIITADNFSEAKKKIKLLAEQRKIKITKIQKRRTFIYKVQRDSEKPITGEQKAFTKEEVKQALEKLGYKVVSIQPKVLDFKFKPPETEIITFVRVSSDMLREKLPYNEVLQLLINDVQHPTLREALKEINNDLRQGKDSEEAFIKQEKVLGKFTARMLGLASKSGNMADIYESTAKFLERNAEFKKNLKSALIMPIFTLIALIGAVIFYVAYIFPETAELFLKLGVELPPMTAATLKLSYFLINNMTFILLVAGVIIFAFIYFLRTPKGQFLRDKYIIKIPVLGPLIHKTTIEIFCRVFYALYSGSGENIDAIRLAAEACGNKYMEHQIKTIAIPMMLSQGKGLVEAFEATGVFTKTALARFHSGAETGTVKQTALQIANYYEKETVYKLKNAVDFIQLGIAMIIMIVMTLLTLVSSETAMVKPKTPYSIILPFLNLNF
- a CDS encoding type IV pilin protein, which produces MGQQQLLLIVLGVIIVGIAIAVGISMFKSSAVDANRSAVASDLANLASKAQRYYRTPIELGGGGNSFANFALSPLDTGNANGSYRVEILTGDQKVVIHALGKERIGNNYVAAIDCVTADASRIYQGVATGLQTTDADKGYGTLQGWTPQ
- a CDS encoding tetratricopeptide repeat protein, giving the protein MLKPRKKIKKRELKEDKLVLTYYKAREFVEKNRKILSYVLTGLIIVVAGVIIYRNNLKAENERAEVLFAKIMGYYDSGDYKTAIDGIPQRNIQGLKYIVENYGGTKAGEIATYYLANAYFMIGDYDNALKYFKKYDGDDKLLLASALAGIASVYEVKGDYKKAGEYFERAAQRFKENILVPEYLYNSARNYKLAGEREKALRLFERIKKDYPNFQKIRDVEIYIASLKSD